Proteins from one Podospora pseudoanserina strain CBS 124.78 chromosome 1, whole genome shotgun sequence genomic window:
- a CDS encoding hypothetical protein (COG:D; EggNog:ENOG503NXI7) has protein sequence MDGQPTAAETKHLYQTHPWPGVGPNLTTPRLNTAATPEYSPYYADILPILSQQQAYQGKLLQYNRLLSSGRGGGGGGGLQAPPLPTVLSSPSTKTTTRSRSSSKVSNKDNTHIKTGAQTGHGSRPAKPSDNADRALITSGKDQTSKMPVKKPSEQPTSNGVPVRPPPPASQNGTAHPAQSSSVPSTPHQHARKFSFESREPSPNATQNHSPRSAYSETNGNVPSLRPLPPRLGGCRFETAIPHSRRRMPYNLGTDRLEKGDLERIPSRLSEENEKSLETEMNDLFRVLLPTQEVETKRQKLVNKLEKLFNNEWPGHDIKVHLFGSSGNLLCSDDSDVDICITTPWKGLEHVCLIADLLDRHGMQDVVCISAAKVPIVKIWDPELKLACDMNVNNTLALENTRMVRTYVSIDERVRPLAMIIKHWTRRRIINDAAFGGTLSSYTWICMIIAFLQLRDPPVLPALHQRQKEKLLKSDGTRSEFADDVPKLTGFGAKNKESLAALLFQFFRFYAYEFDYDKFALSIRVGKLLTKTEKKWHIGTNNTLCIEEPFNIIRNLGNTADDTSFRGLHLELRRAFDLLAEGKFAECWEQYVYPKEEERRWEKPSAPPRPVLLRSASQQQSRPQQRNNFNNRSQRNNYQRNGNQGNRRGSNHQGYEQSMPFAQAGMPTTMNPQELVWYQAQNPQIGVPQELLQTSLNALAQHDQNLRFQLYTHAQQINQQQALAHAQRMQGGSGSDRSRTNSFDNPPLTAPIRPDLMYGYGFPMQPPAYFHPGFTTYPSSPASQTSAATTSNGMPEFRRNLRETGVSSGGALRSQSQPASRGSITVQQAMSAAAAYTASQAQNGMSSIPPRQVNGVPVSNYTPDELSETDYEEPKVVADAPEDDGARYAGHYPNGHASPNRKVNGFPSGTPVFNTLNQSSQGRRRLSTDQGPQAVLDRRMKRTSRSPSPLGHARTISAGMSAPLPSAPFAQTNGQLSAKPLVVNGSVPKLAQASTSNRSPLGVETTTTEDIHHSNPLYIQQGTSANNSWNDQSVSYSTTSSEHVSLTVPDRPVIVNGSTANRSPSSTMNHHDASFQQRVTMAAVPTHLYYPHMGYDPNNILGLARLNNRQLAPLDLATNEYSVAQDMPHLSPVYEHRTPSPTVLRSFGPPVVAQSPRGHRDVRSGTQKTPPTGPSAKQHDSSNRSPILEHRAHGSSRESGNPRSAKSPSDSFNSWQKSKPRKKGLSDLKNGTNGVAQSEQLPKNEADRKGG, from the exons ATGGACGGCCAGCCCACCGCGGCTGAAACTAAACATCTTTACCAGACCCATCCGTGGCCGGGTGTTGGGCCAAACCTGACAACCCCCCGGTTAAACACGGCCGCGACGCCCGAATACTCACCGTACTACGCCGACATTCTGCCCATCCTGTCTCAACAACAGGCCTATCAGGGCAAGCTGCTCCAGTATAACAGACTTCTCTCTAGtggtcggggtggtggtggtggtggtgggttgcaAGCTCCCCCGCTTCCTACGGTGCTCTCGTCTCCATCGACCAAGACAACTACAAGGTCGAGATCATCTTCCAAGGTGTCGAACAAGGACAACACCCACATCAAAACTGGTGCCCAGACCGGTCATGGGAGCAGACCAGCAAAGCCTTCAGACAACGCCGACCGCGCGCTTATAACATCAGGGAAGGATCAGACATCCAAAATGCCAGTCAAGAAGCCTTCAGAACAGCCTACCAGCAACGGTGTACCGGTGcgtccaccaccgcctgcGAGCCAGAATGGCACTGCGCACCCAGCTCAGTCGAGTTCGGTACCTTCAACGCCACATCAGCACGCCCGCAAGTTCTCGTTCGAGTCCCGTGAACCATCACCAAATGCCACACAAAACCATTCCCCACGGTCCGCTTACTCAGAGACCAACGGAAATGTCCCGTCATTACGGCCGCTCCCCCCTAGGTTAGGTGGGTGCCGTTTTGAGACTGCCATTCCCCACTCACGGCGGCGCATGCCGTACAACCTGGGGACCGATAGGTTAGAAAAGGGCGACCTCGAAAGGATACCAAGTCGGTTATCTGAGGAAAACGAGAAGAGTCTGGAGACAGAAATGAACGATCTGTTCAGGGTGCTATTACCAACACAAGAGGTGGAAACAAAGCGGCAAAAGCTGGTCAACAAACTGGAGAAGCTGTTCAACAACGAGTGGCCTGGCCATGATATCAAGGTGCACCTGTTTGGCTCGTCAGGCAACCTGCTGTGCTCTGATGATTCTGATG TTGATATCTGCATTACAACACCATGGAAAGGACTGGAGCATGTTTGCCTAATAGcggacctcctcgacagacATGGAATGCAAGACGTGGTCTGCATCTCTGCGGCCAAGGTGCCAAtcgtcaagatctgggatccCGAGCTCAAATTGGCTTGCGACATGAACGTCAACAATACTCTGGCTCTGGAGAATACACGTATGGTGCGGACGTATGTGAGTATCGACGAAAGAGTGCGACCTTTGGCTATGATCATCAAGCACTGGACCCGGAGGCGAATCATCAATGACGCGGCATTTGGCGGAACTTTGAGCTCGTATACCTGGATATGCATGATCATCGCGTTTCTCCAACTCCGAGACCCACCGGTATTGCCAGCGCTCCATCAACGACAGAAGGAGAAGCTTCTCAAGAGCGACGGCACTCGAAGCGAGTTCGCCGACGATGTTCCAAAGCTGACGGGATTCGgtgccaagaacaaggagagCTTGGCAGCCCTTCTGTTCCAATTCTTCCGGTTCTACGCATACGAGTTTGATTATGACAAGTTTGCATTGTCAATACGAGTCGGCAAGCTGTTGACCAAGACGGAAAAGAAATGGCACAtcggcaccaacaacactctGTGCATCGAGGAGCCGTTCAACATAATACGAAACCTGGGTAACACGGCCGATGACACCTCGTTCCGTGGTCTTCATCTCGAACTGAGGAGGGCTTTTGATCTCCTTGCCGAGGGCAAGTTTGCTGAGTGTTGGGAGCAGTACGTATACcccaaggaggaagaaagaagatGGGAAAAGCCATCGGCGCCTCCACGGCCCGTGCTTCTTAGGAGTGCCTCACAGCAGCAATCCAGGCCGCAGCAGCGCAACAATTTCAACAATCGAAGCCAGAGGAACAATTATCAACGCAACGGTAACCAGGGTAACCGCCGCGGTTCCAACCACCAGGGCTACGAGCAGAGCATGCCTTTTGCGCAGGCTGGCATGCCTACGACGATGAACCCGCAGGAATTGGTTTGGTATCAGGCTCAAAACCCGCAGATTGGTGTTCCTCAGGAGCTCCTGCAAACCTCGCTAAATGCGCTTGCACAACACGATCAAAACCTGAGATTCCAGTTGTACACCCATGCCCAGCAGATCAACCAGCAACAGGCTCTTGCACACGCCCAGCGAATGCAGGGTGGCTCAGGCTCAGACAGATCCCGGACAAATTCTTTTGACAACCCGCCATTGACAGCTCCAATCCGCCCAGATCTGATGTACGGGTACGGCTTTCCGATGCAGCCCCCGGCCTATTTCCACCCGGGCTTCACCACATACCCTTCGTCCCCTGCTTCGCAGACATCGGcggccaccacctccaatGGAATGCCAGAATTCAGGAGAAACCTTCGTGAGACGGGTGTCTCCTCTGGCGGTGCCCTTAGGTCGCAGTCCCAGCCAGCTTCGAGAGGCTCGATCACGGTTCAGCAGGCCATGTCGGCAGCGGCTGCGTACACCGCAAGCCAAGCACAAAACGGCATGTCCTCTATACCCCCACGACAGGTCAATGGTGTCCCGGTGTCCAATTACACCCCAGATGAGCTATCCGAAACCGACTACGAAGAGCCCAAGGTTGTGGCCGATGCTCCAGAAGACGACGGCGCCCGTTATGCGGGGCATTATCCCAACGGTCATGCTAGTCCCAATCGCAAGGTTAATGGGTTTCCAAGTGGGACACCAGTGTTTAACACACTGAACCAGAGCAGCCAGGGTCGTCGTCGATTGTCCACGGACCAAGGACCCCAGGCTGTACTGGATCGGAGGATGAAGCGTACATCGCGATCACCATCGCCTCTCGGGCATGCCCGGACTATCTCTGCTGGTATGTCGGCGCCACTCCCATCGGCACCATTTGCGCAGACCAACGGACAGCTGTCTGCAAAACCACTTGTGGTGAATGGTTCAGTGCCCAAGCTGGCTCAAGCATCAACTTCCAACCGTTCGCCGCTTGGCGTTGAGACTACGACAACAGAGGACATCCACCATAGCAACCCGCTCTATATCCAACAAGGCACCAGTGCCAACAATTCGTGGAACGACCAGTCGGTTTCTTATTCCACCACTTCTTCGGAGCACGTGTCACTCACCGTGCCTGATCGGCCTGTCATTGTCAACGGCTCAACAGCAAACAGGTCCCCCTCATCGACCATGAACCACCACGATGCGTCGTTTCAACAGCGGGTGACCATGGCCGCTGTTCCTACTCACCTCTACTACCCGCATATGGGCTACGACCCCAACAACATTCTGGGCTTGGCACGCTTGAACAACCGCCAACTTGCGCCACTGGATCTAGCTACTAACGAGTACTCGGTTGCTCAAGACATGCCTCACCTCTCGCCAGTTTACGAGCATCGGACACCGTCCCCAACCGTCCTGCGGAGTTTTGGTCCACCAGTTGTCGCTCAGTCGCCTAGAGGACATCGGGACGTTCGTTCGGGGACGCAAAAGACGCCGCCGACAGGACCCTCCGCCAAGCAGCACGACAGTTCAAACCGATCGCCTATTTTGGAGCACCGTGCCCATGGAAGCTCAAGAGAATCTGGCAATCCACGTTCTGCCAAAAGCCCGTCTGATAGCTTCAACAGCTGGCAGAAATCCAAGCCGCGCAAGAAGGGTTTGTCGGACCTGAAGAATGGGACCAACGGCGTTGCGCAAAGCGAGCAACTGCCTAAAAATGAGGCCGACCGCAAGGGTGGCTGA